aactaaaaaataaatataaattttttaaaaagaaagtatatctagtgttttttaagattttttttagctattgatagacctttatttatttacacacgatgctgagaatggaacccagtgcctcacacatgccaagcaagtgcgctaccactgagcctcagcgcCAGATCTACTATTTTTTAATCTGCAGATTACTCTTGTTCAAAAGTAAATttaagctgggtgtagtggtacttgcctataatccagcagctagggaggctgagaaaggaggatcacgagttcaaagccaacaccagcaacagcaaggcagtaagcaactcagtgagaccctgcctctaaataaaatacaaaataggtctggagatgtggctcagtggttgagtgaccctgaattcaatccccgatacccaccacactccccacccccccgcacacacacacacacacacacacacacacacaaaaagtaaattgaaggctgtggttgtggctcagtgcagtGCTttcctgtcatgtgtgaggccctgggttccgttctcagcaccacataaaattaaataaataaaataaaggtatttttaaaaaggtaaattgaaggtctcttgctttttaaattttctcctttcaTAATATAAGCTTGCCTCTTTTAGGATGTAAATGTATTGAATTAATAATCCCCTAATTCCTAATTATCACTAAAAACACCCCAGTTTCCTCTTTAaagtgtgtatttttaaattgatttgacTCTCTCATTGTATGTACAACATGTAAGGTTACCACCCAAAAAAATCATTGCTTGATTTCTAAACCAAGCTGAATGTAAGATGTGAATAGGATATTGCATTCAAAACAACTCAAGATTAAAAGCCTTAGTTATTGATAAGtattaatattctatttatatattttgctcTTATGTTAAGATCAcgcatatgtgtacatatatatttatacaaaaattcTCCAATTATATTAAATCTGGTTACCAAAGAAAAATGCATTCTCAGAATGCCAGAGAGTAAAGAAGTATTCACAACAGAAATTGAATAAGCATATGTCAAGGGGACACAGAAGCCATCAAAtaatgaacaataaaataataatgtactaTTAGAACATAAGACATAAAAATACACGAGTCCATAGTGATATAAGTAAATGattgaacaaattaataaatgagatggaacaGACACTCTCCCATACacaagaattccaaataatttatataaatactcTCTTCTCAAGGAGATGGAGCACAATTGTCTACTTCTTAATGGGCGGCATAGATAGATTCACTTCCTTTCAAAAATTACAGTATGGAAAGGGGGAAAGGTGACTTCAGtggaaaaattcaacaaatatcatTTCAGCAAGGTGATCAAGATTAACATCAACAGTGATAAGGCATACTGACTATATGTACCCTTGATATGATATGATGAGAAGGTTACTTTACCACTGTGGTATTTGCCCCCTAAAACCATATCCCGTTTAACCATGAGAAAAGTACTAACAATCTCAATTTGAGGAATATTCTAAAAACTGCCTGACCACTTCAAAAcagtcaaggtcatcaaaaacaaggCAGTTTTGAACATAGTATAGAGAACCCTAAGGAGACTTGTCATCTAAATATAATGGGGTATTCTGGAATGAAGAGACGATAGTAAGTAAGAATTGGTGGATATAAGTAAAGTAGGCATTATGGTTAATAATAATTTGTCAATGTTGGTTATGAGTTGTGACAAATGTACCATAATAATGTGTCAACAGTAAGGAAAACTAGGTGGGTGTATCCAATAAATCTAATATTTTTGCAAACTTTCTTAAATCaagaactatttcaaaatttaaaaattacttaaaaaaaagaaatgtattaatTTGATTCAGGATTTGACCTAGAGCTACAGTCTAGAGGAATTTTCTTAGAAGAACAACAACATTGTTTATGCCATTCATCTACATTACTATGTGTTTACCTGATTACTCACAAATTAAGTTGatttaataaaacataatataATTTACTACAGCAAATTTTACCTCCTTTGCTAAGTATTGACTATAATTGTATTGACTGAGAAATGGTGATATAAAGTCAAAAGACAATTTCTTCAATTCACTTAGATAAGTTTTCTTGTATCTGAGAACATGAAGCTGGTAGTCCCCTCAAACAAGATTTATACTAAGGGTAGCTATGTACATAAATAAGGTAATGATACTTAATATTGGGCCTGCCTTGTTACTTTGGCTAACCATAATGTAGTAATAAATATTCTCTAGACTACCTAATTGGAATTTCCCAAAGTGCATAATTTTCTATGCTTCTGTATATTCTTTTGTTGTACTTTCAATAAATTCTTCAACTAAATAACAGCTCTATCATCTTCAATATTCAGTTCATCTGTTACCTCTTCCGTGAAGAGCTTCCTAATCCCCAATATGAACCTGGGCTCCTTTGTGCTTTTATCACACCTGTTGAATATCCTTACAAACCTATGTGGTAACAAAGTTCTCTCACATGGTTCCTCTTTGAACGACTACATTCTTGGGAGGCAGATTTCTTTGCAGTTACGTGTTCTTAGTTCCTAGCATAGTGCCTGGAAAACAGTGAAGCCTCCATAGATTAATTAAATGAATACACATAACATGGGAGATAAAAATAtgaccaagtttttaaaaaattaaatagtggggggcggctggggttgtggctcagtggcagagtgctcgcctagcacgtgtgctcgatcctcagcacaacatataaataagtaaaacaaaggtattttttaaaaatagtgaataaCACTTTCAGAAAACATGATTAAGGAGATTGAGAtgcttaatattttgaaatgtctGTGGGGCAAACATGTTTTTTCAGAAGATATTCTGGAATGACTCACTGATCTGAGTCAGTATGATATCTAATATTCTGTTGTGGTTTGAAACACCTGTCTGTCTATAACTTATTTATGCaaatagttcttttaaaaagtcaggatcctctcagctggtagagtgcttgcctcgaatgcacaaggctctgggttcaatccccagcaccacacatacacacacagttaggatcttaacataaaaaagaaagtggGGTGCATGTCTTATTCAATCCTCAAGCCGCCTAGAGTTCCTCATTGCTATTTCTCTTTACTTTCTCAAATCCTCCTACTCCATTGAAGTATTGGCCACCACCTCTCCTGGTTGTAGCTATTTTTAGACCCATTCACGCCCCttcattctgtaaatattttagtatCAAGTTTTGTGCCTTTCTCTATAAACATAACTACCCCTGCAGTTTTAATATGTAGGTAATACTTTCACCTATCCAATATATTAGTTTGGATTAGGTTTGGCTATATATAAAAAACACACCCCCCCTCCCCgccaaaatgattttaaaaagacgGAAGTTTATTTCCCTCTCACATAAAAAGGTCCAGAGGTAGGCAGACTTGGTATACAACAGCTTCGAAGTTTGTTTTTCTGCTCTATCATTCTCAGCTACCTCATGGTCCAGCTACCTCATGCTGGATTCCAGCCATTCTATGAACATCCCacaagaaaggaggagaaatgtAAGGGCATACCCTTTCTTTTAAGATTTAATGTAAGTTCCatataaaatttcctcttagatCTCGCTGGAAGAATGTAATCACATATATCTTGCTATCAGGAAAGCTACAAAATGTGCCATACCATATGGTTGTTATGCTTTTATCACACCAAGGTTATTATACCAAGGTTattgaaaaggaagaggaaacaaATGTTGAGGTGGGCCTCTAATACTCTCTGCCATCTCATTTTTCAGTTCTATGACCTTACTCTGATGATTTTATGATCAATCTCACCTCACCTACCTACACCTACGGTCATATCTAAGACAGTCAATGTGAATAACTGCAATAGCACTGAAATTTCAATGTCAAACATTCTACACTCCAAACCACTCTTACCTACTCAGTTCACTCACTCTGGTATTTTTGACTCCCCTAGGCCCTCCATCAATTTGCTCTTCATTTCCCAGCCCAACCGGTTTAAAACCCATGACCCAACATTATACTCTCACCCTGTTATGCACTCTCAACTCTTTTGTTGCCCTTCTCCATGTAACAGCTAATTATGATGACAACAATACTATGGTGGATTGGCTTGTCTTATACTCATAACCACCATACTTAGACCTTTAGTACAATCTGCCACTCACACTTCATTTTTCTAGTCAATTATCTATCCTACTATTCTAGTTGATTATTTCTCACCTCCCACCTGCTCAAATctaaaatactttgtcttcagtCAGCTAATCACCttgctgctttttttcccctaagagaACAGAACCAGTCAGAATTATTCTGAGTCCCACGAGGAAGGATGACAGGAATTGAGGGTGAAAGGGGAAAAAGTAAGGATAACCCAAAGGAGGTGCTCAGACAGGTCAAGAATTTGGAGAGGTGAGCAAGGGGTTGTGGTAAAATTGCACTTTCTTTCCTTAAACTGTTTTTGATCAATAGCAAGAAGATGACTTAAGTCATCATAAGGAACAGAGCAAAGAATGGGGGAGCAGTATATTGACTTAAGTAGACTTTTCAAAATCATAATACAAGAACAGACTTTACAACAAACAGGGCTGCTCACTCAGAAACCCTGGTTTGTGTGACTTGGAGTTCCACAGCCCTGTGCCAAATCTCCTTAGAAATGTAGTGTTCCTTTACCCTTCATTCtgcaaatgtttattgaaagCTTACTCGGTACAAGGTGTGTGCAGAATATAAAAAGGGATCAAATCTGGATCTGCTCTCTATCAGCTGTTAAAGCAGCAATTTTCTCACTTGTTAAGTGAAGATTCTAGTTCTGTACATGGGGATGGGGCCTCGGATTTTGCATAGATTCTAACAAGCACCCAGGTGATACATGAATGCTGCTGGTCTATATATGTGacacatatttagaaataaaggtTTCTGTTGGGAACAATAAGTGCCACTTAATAAAATCCTGGACTCCTCCCAACCCTAGAATCGTCTGTGacctttttatacattttgtgtGCCTTCTGGTGTTTTTGTTGTGGACGTTTCTcttggattttatttcttctggagTTAATCATTGCAAATGTTATTTCTTAGTTTATAAGAGAATTCTTCTTCTAACCATTCACTAATTTGTCAaggtctatctacaactaaacacTGCATCTTGAATTCTTCCCCAGACCCCAATTGGGGCTGACTACTCTTTCCTGTGGTTTGGCACAGTCTTAGCCTCTAGCCTTGACCTCTACTCCCTCAGCCTGGAGATGGAGTCTATTTTATTATTCCCTATAGGAACCCACCTCTCCCGGTCACCGCTCAGGGCAATGCGGCTCATAAAATGTTTTGGCGTACCTGAGGTCGCGTGAGACGCCCCGAAAGAAAGCAGCACTGGTCCTGTGGCAGCGAGTCCCGCGAGTCCTCCGAGCTGTTTCCTCGCCAGAGTGTGCGGAGCCCGCGGCTCCCACGTCGCCGCTGGAGCAGACCCTGCCCGGCGCCCCCGCGCGGCGCTGGAGGCTGCGCGCGCCCACCATCGAGGCGGCGGCGGTGGCTAGAGAGGCGGGCCCGGGCTCCGCAGCGGAGGGCGGCAGGAGTGCGCAGGGGCGGCCCCGCGCCGCGGGCCTCGTAGCCATTTTAGGAGGAAACCCAAATCGTCACCCCGGGTGCAGCTTCAATTTCAATAACTTTATTGGTGGCCTTGTCCGCAGGGCGGCCATCGCGCCCGTGGTCCCGGGGAGAGGGAGCGCATCGCTGGAGGTGATCGGGGTGCGGGAGTGGGCGCGGGACTGCGGGGGAGTCCCGAGGGTGGGTTTTCAGAGCTGGGGCGACGGGAGGCCCGGGGGCATGCGGGCGTCCCTGTAGGCCGGGAGGTTGGGGACAACGGGGCGTGGTTTCCTGCGGCGGGGATTCCCTTCCCGGGTCCCCAGGCGCAGAGGCGGGGCGGGTGTGCCCCTGACGCGGCCGCTGGGGTGTTCCCCGCCAGGTGTAGTTCTTCACGCCAGGTGGCCCCCGACTCGAGCTGCAGCCATGGGAAACACCACCAGCGACCGGGTGTCCGGGGAGCGCCACGGCGCCAAGGCTGCACGCGCGGAGGGCGGCGGCGGCCATGCCCCAGGCAAGGAGCACAAGATCATGGTCGGGAGCACCGACGACCCCAGCGTTTTCAGCCTGCCGGACTCCAAGGTACTCCTCTCCGCGGCCCCCGACCGTGGCCATGCAGCTGCCGCTTGGCTTCCGGGCTCCGTGTTTCCTTGGCTCCTTTTTCATCACATTGAACTGAGTTAcgggatttttttattttttattttttttaagggatTTCCCGGGGACAGAGGTGTTCGGTCGTAAATTCTTGTGGTGCCGCCTCAAAATAGGGTAGACGTGTAGTTCTTGTTTTCTTGGTATTTTAACTAAGCCTTGAGGCACATTTTTAAGGCAGAAACTATAGACACCTTCCCCGCCCGCACCATCCTTGATTCTTCTGAGAATTTATAGGTTGTAGACTCGGGTGGAAAACTTGTGAGGATAATTTATTTGAACCGCTGGCCCTAACATACATTTTCCTGGAAATGGCTAAgtgaatcccccccccccccgcccctgaattttctatttgtttggaTCCCTTTTGCTCTATTAGGAACTCTGTACTTTGGGTCCTTATCCCTTTTGGCCTGATTGTGACCAGCCACCACTTATTTACTTGAATATTTGTGCCTAGTGTTGAAGATAAATAAAGGGCATCATTTAGTTGACTGTTCATTTTTTGTCCTATACTTTGTAGTTGTGGTGACAGGATGTGCTTTCAGGCCAGCTTCTCCAAGTGGGAGAGCCAGTGATTCTCAGATAGCTCCAATCTACACTAGtccttcaaaatatttccttGGCCTAAAAGCAACAATACCCACCTGAAGACCTTGCTTTCAGTTGAAGGACTTACAGGAAGAGGCCACTTGTGTTCACCCTAACAGAAAAGACAGATGGAGCTGACAGCAATGTGATTACCATCCTCATGTTTCTAATCACTTAGAAGTGTCAGCATAAATACTTTTAATTCTTTCTGGTAGGCTGTTCAgggatgaaatagaaaaatggaggGAATGAGGTGATTAGGGGTATGTGTGGAAGCTTTGGAGAGAATTTAGTTTTATTTGCCATAATGGTAGTGCATGAAATTTAGATattaggtttaatttttttttttttgatcccaATTGAGAACATGATCATAGAAGGAGAAATGAGAGTGATTGAAAGGAGCATTTCTTGGGGGCTTTTTctccattcctttcttttctcttccacttCAGAACTTCTTCCTCTTCATTTGGTCTGTCTACCCAGTCATATATATTTACTTCTTTAAAGCTTTCCCAAGGTGATGGACCTCATTGTAGTTTTACCACTTTTCTACATCAATGACTCAGGATTTAAGTACATTGTATTTGTCAAAGTATTTTGTCAAGCTATGACTGAAGTCATTGGTGTCTTGAATAAAAACCAAGTTGTTCTGTGTGAATTGGGGCCTATTCTGGATCATTCTTTCCCTCACTTCAATCTTGCCATTTGGAAGATTGAAGTGGGAAGTAAGAAAATGGGTCATATAATTCTTAATCCCATCTAAATCTAAGGGTTTTTACCCTACCCTTTTCTTTGCctctatattttattaaaacttcttcaaattataattttagttgttgttttgtcttttattccCTGGTGGTTCTGCTGTTTTACTTTAAGTAATCAATTTTTCTGGTAGTCAGCAGCATTCATTCCTACCACAGAAATGTCACGTCCTAAACGGAAGGGCTTTGTTCCAAAATTTGGAGCATTAATAGTTTGTGGCTTCAGATTCTAAAGGAAAAATCCTAAGTTGTAAAATAATTGATAGAAACAGTAGCCATGGGGCCTACATTGGATACCACCCTTTTTTTCAGCAGACTAATTCAATGGTTCTCATCTTATTTGTGTTTTGGAATCACCTAAGATTTGCTTAAATACTTTATGGAAAATTTGAATCATTTACAAAGTAgggagaatagtataatgaattCTGTGTACCTCTCACCAAGTTTAGACATTGATCAAGCACAAATGAATGTATATCAACCATACCCTAATTCTACTGTCTCTCCaccaattttttttaagcaaattcCAAATGTCATTacaaatttctgtatttttaatgtaCCCAAAAaggtgagttttttttctttattttaacataatcaaAGTCTTATCtgggatgattttaaaaatagatttccaGATCCCTATATCTGAATTGTAATCTTAGATTATTCTTAGGCATATGCAAAAATTCCTGTAATTCTAATGCAGCCAATCAGACAGAATgcattgttttgattttaaaaatagatttccaGATCCCTATATCTGAATTGTAATCTTAGATTATTCTTAGGCATATGCAAAAATTCCTGTAATTCTAATGCAGCCCAGTCAGACAGAATGCATTGTTTTGAGAATATGGAGATAGGTTTTCTCTTAAGCTAATTCCTTGTAATAATGTAAAAgctccttcagttttcttttttcagctttttttttttttttccttttagttaatTAAGTACTTACTCTGCTGTtttggggctggaacccagggcctcacatctACTACATCCACGGatcttggattttattttagattatGTGCCTAGTTTCTCATATTGTAATCTTGATTTCCCCCaactacccccccaaaaaaaaacccaagtaaataagctagttttttttttttaatgcacattaTTTTGTTTGGTAATATCTTTACTTAACACTGTATGATCTTATTTATCTGTTTACCAATTTAAGTTTAAGCCAATTTAAGGCAGGgcttagcaaacattttctgtaaaggacCACATGGTGAATATTTTAGTCTTTGTAGCTCAGTCTTTCACAACTGCTCAGTTCTGCAACTGTGGCATGAAAACATTTGTAGATAAAAGGTATACAAATGAATGTAGCTGCTTTTCAGTAAAAACCTTATAAAAGCACTTAGCTTACTGGCTGTAGTTTGCCAACTACTGGTCTAAAGGAtggtaatgaaaaacaaaaaactaaggaGTTAATGTTATTCAGAATCACGCAAACCTTATTTGATTATATAATTGTTTTTGTTAAAGGAAACTGTTTTATCTTTTGCTGTTTGAGGTGCCAAAATTTGCATTCCTATACCTCAAATAGAATAAACTTGGCATAGGTGAGCAAGTAAGATTTCatagccacttttttttttttttagcagtactGCCTTTCACTAGCTAgaccaagtgctctaccactaagctacatcctcagcccactatttctccattttataaaagTCAATGatccagttttctttttattagttaaCTGATTAATCTGTggttctggggtttgaacccagggccttgcacaggctaagcaagtgctctggcATTGAGCTGCTTCCCCAGACCtttgatattaaatttttaatgtctcTTCATTGTGTATCCTATTAGCTAAAATAGAGTTTATAAATTACTTATGAAGTTTGGTATCTGTAACTTTCATTACAGCTGATAATTGAGAGCTATTTATAGTTGCTTGTGAAAAATATATAcctgacaatttttaaaaatatagctatcttttgttttcttttttctcccttaagaGGTACTCAGAAGCATGTCATAATTGCCTGCCTATGAGTTAAATGGCAGTAAGGGAgtagggttttcttttcttttttcaagggCAATCTTGAGGCTCTGACAGAGTAAGTAATATTTGCAGACTCAAAAGTTAGACTCCTGATTCATGCAGCACTTGAGCATAAGCCATTTGACCATTTTTGGTTCAAGATAAGTTCTTTTCCTATGGTTTGTTAAAAATCTGATTAGTTTCTAATTTTAAGGCATGTCTCCATAGCTGAAGCCTAGCACCCCTCTCtaccctaaaaaaaaagaatgatctttTAAGAATCCCTGGGTCACAATTTATTCTAGGGATGACCTACTCCTTCTTACAGCTCCCTGGGGACAAAGAGTTTGTATCATGGCAGCAAGATTTGGACGACTCTGTAAAGCCCACCCAGCAGGCCCGGCCTACTGTTATCCGCTGGTCTGAAGGAGGCAAAGAGGTCTTCATTTCTGGGTCCTTCAACAATTGGAGCACCAAGATTCCACTGATTAAGAGGTGAAGAAGATAAGTGTCTTGATTGAGGCTAAGGGGTCCAGGAATAGAGACCTGATTTCCTTTCTAATAAGAGTGAACAGGCTGGACTTCCCATCTTCACTCAACTAGATGTTCTCTTTAGAATATGCCCCTTTCTGTGACCACTTAGTATcgatggcattttttttttttttttttagcaatagactttttttttctttatttttatgtggttctgaggattgaacctagggcctcattcGTGCAAaccaagcgctttaccactgacctacaaccccagctcaatgGCATTGTATTTTAACCTCATTGTGAGTCGAATGCTTTACCACTTAAAATATCATTACCTCAAGGGAAATTGTAACAGTTTTGTGGGTGTATTTTTTAGGATGGTGttacacagtctttttttttttccccagttgtagatgaacacaatacctttatttatttttatttttatgtgctgctgaggatcaaactcagtgcctcacacatgctaggcaagtgctctgccactgagcaacaaccccagcccttacacAAGTCTTTTCTATGCTTGGAGGAAATCTGTAACTGACTGAATCTGTTGCTCTGACTTCTGCACTAAAGCAAAATGCACTGTGAAGTTTGCTATAGTAGTATTATTTGGTGCTTGCAGAGCAATAGTGAATCAATTGGTTTTCTAGTAATGGCTCACCAAAATACGGAAAgtattttaagtacttttataTTCCAGACCTCATTGTTATGGTTTTTATACTTGTGATGGATCTGTTCTACAGGAGCAAAATAGTTATACTAAGGTGAACCATCTTGGGAGATCGttgactatttttttctaaacattgaTTTAAGAACCAGAATTTTTGGAAGGGTTGGTAAATATATGTCCaagatgataaagaaaaaaagacctgattttatacattatttttttttacatgaggGATATAGTGGCTTAGGGATGTGAGAGGTCATTGGTACAATACTGTAAATACCACTTATTGTTTAACATTCTGTCTTCTAAAAGGAACTTGACTGTTTGACCTTCTGTTTTCTGCTGTAGCCATAATGATTTCGTTGCCATCCTGGACCTCCCCGAGGGAGAGCACCAATACAagttttttgtagatggacaatgGGTTCATGATCCATCAGAGGTAAGTCTTTGATCTACAAAGGTCCCCATGACTTAGTAGCCTCATTTTAACTGTCATTGCTATCTGAATTGATGGGTAGCAGTTCCCCTATACTACAGAATTCTTCTAGAGATAAAAGATGGAGATTCCCATTATGATCATTTTTCACCTTTAGTAGAAACAGAGAGGAGGTTGGATGgaagaaaggaatttgaaaaggggattcaagaattttttttctgcttattgtTTCAGCCTGTGGTTACCAGTCAGCTTGGCACGATTAACAATTTGATCCATGTCAAGAAATCTGATTTTGAGGTGTTTGATGCTTTAAAACTAGATTCTATGGAAAGTTCTGAGACATCTTGTCGAGGTAATTTTATAGTATTTGCTCTTTCTTGCCATGTATTTCTTATAACCCAAAAgtggtttttaaatttccttcatgAAAGtggtcttttaattttgttttgtatttccatATCTTCACAGAATCCTATCTTCTGAATCCTGCATATatctgcatatgtatatatacacacatatttcttATATGAACATTTAGGTCCCCTTTTTTATATATAGCAAAAAACATCTCAGTCTGGTATACTTTAACTTTTTAACCAGGATTTACAGTAagacatttattttgctttgcaacccagaacacaaatacaaaaacatacagAAGTATAATATGTGGTATAATATTTACCTTTATTTCATGTGatgtattttttctgttttttaaaaatatttatttagttattaattttggtactgaggattgaactcagagacccTCTACTAACTGAATCACAACcacaaccccttttatttttttattttttgggaggggtttccagagattgaacttaggtgcactcgaccactgagcatcatccccagccctattttgtattttatttagagacagggtctcagtgagttgctcagtaccttgatttttttgctgaggctggttttgaactcacaatcctcctgcctcagcttcctgagccactgggattacaggtgtgtgccaccatgtctggcaactccttttattttgaaacagggtttcactgagttgttgtgtctggccatgaacttgagatcctcctgcctcagcttttttggatcactggaattacaggcttatGCCACAGCACATAGCtgctattatattttttatagcCCACTAGTGGGCTCTAGCCTAATGTTTGAAAACTCTTTCTAATAATATTTCAAGTTTTCCATTGACTTTTGGTGGTATCACCCAGCAGAGGTTAGATGAGCTTCATTTGTCTTATTAAACTACTCAACTTAATCTTGTTATTTTGATAAATCAGTTTGCAATTCTATAGTTTTATAAGGCCCTACAAGTTAGTAGTCCTTGGGgaaaagtagttttttttaaaaaaaaaaaaaaaaaaaccacaataggGCTGAAGAGTTGTGGCTCGGTggaaagcacttgcctggcgtgtatgaggccctgggttggatcctcaacaccgcatataaataaataaataaaaattaaaaatccattgtcaactcaaaaatatttaaaaaaaaaaaagaaagacttttaaaaaaataatactttgcaattcttttgaatataataaaaaatttgtaaatatttaagtttttttttttcaattgtagatgcacataatacttttatttttgattgatttatttttatgtggtgctgaggattgaacccagtgcatcacacatgcaaggcaagcacttgaTCGCTGATCAATATACCTCTAGCCCccaaattttgtaaatttttaattatgtttttgatttccttggaaatattgGGAAATAGggcaaagattatttttatttttatggatgaggaaactgattgTGTTAAAGGGATTTTCCAAGGTTGTATAGATGACAAATGGGGTAGCTCTTTTCTGAGCTCAAGTCTAGGACCCCTCTCCTCTTCATGGAATCATGTTTCTGTGTTGGGTAACTTTTTCCTTGTGCTACTTAACACTTGTAGACCCAGTAGGTTACAAGTTATGATCCATGACTTCTATATTTAATATTAGTGgccatgtatttttttcatgcattATCCTAATTTTCCTACTTTGCCTTATATTTGTGGAAATATCTTTTAGACCTTTCCAGTTCACCCCCAGGGCCTTATGGTCAAGAAATGTATGTATTTCGATCTGAAGAGAGATTCAAATCCCCACCCATCCTTCCTCCTCACCTACTCCAAGTTATTCTTAACAAGGACACTAATATTTCTGTAAGTATCCTGAGAATATTTCTGGAGCATCTGGGGAACTGTAGGATTAATTGGGCCAAAATTCAGTAATCCTAGAAATTGGGATTATTATAAAGGTATACTgagattataa
This region of Ictidomys tridecemlineatus isolate mIctTri1 chromosome 11, mIctTri1.hap1, whole genome shotgun sequence genomic DNA includes:
- the LOC144368219 gene encoding uncharacterized protein LOC144368219 isoform X5 produces the protein MATRPAARGRPCALLPPSAAEPGPASLATAAASMVGARSLQRRAGAPGRVCSSGDVGAAGSAHSGEETARRTRGTRCHRTSAAFFRGVSRDLRQNVYTERFRSSQGLRGMLLLTVTGIQII
- the LOC144368219 gene encoding uncharacterized protein LOC144368219 isoform X4, which gives rise to MATRPAARGRPCALLPPSAAEPGPASLATAAASMVGARSLQRRAGAPGRVCSSGDVGAAGSAHSGEETARRTRGTRCHRTSAAFFRGVSRDLRTMSVKLPAEVPARSDTQIHQLLLQDYQPPIPKTETYSSS
- the LOC144368219 gene encoding uncharacterized protein LOC144368219 isoform X2, with the protein product MATRPAARGRPCALLPPSAAEPGPASLATAAASMVGARSLQRRAGAPGRVCSSGDVGAAGSAHSGEETARRTRGTRCHRTSAAFFRGVSRDLRMSTLRDSEAVRDSEECYCSPSQESRLSEPTRKKKEKNEQNENHPPGLPEVTSQ
- the LOC144368219 gene encoding uncharacterized protein LOC144368219 isoform X3, which gives rise to MATRPAARGRPCALLPPSAAEPGPASLATAAASMVGARSLQRRAGAPGRVCSSGDVGAAGSAHSGEETARRTRGTRCHRTSAAFFRGVSRDLRMSTLRDSEAVRDSEECYCSPSQESRLSEPTRKKKEKNEQNEKQNPR
- the Prkab2 gene encoding 5'-AMP-activated protein kinase subunit beta-2 isoform X2; protein product: MGNTTSDRVSGERHGAKAARAEGGGGHAPGKEHKIMVGSTDDPSVFSLPDSKLPGDKEFVSWQQDLDDSVKPTQQARPTVIRWSEGGKEVFISGSFNNWSTKIPLIKSHNDFVAILDLPEGEHQYKFFVDGQWVHDPSEPVVTSQLGTINNLIHVKKSDFEVFDALKLDSMESSETSCRDLSSSPPGPYGQEMYVFRSEERFKSPPILPPHLLQVILNKDTNISCDPALLPEPNHVMLNHLYALSIKDSVMVLSATHRYKKK
- the Prkab2 gene encoding 5'-AMP-activated protein kinase subunit beta-2 isoform X1; protein product: MGNTTSDRVSGERHGAKAARAEGGGGHAPGKEHKIMVGSTDDPSVFSLPDSKLPGDKEFVSWQQDLDDSVKPTQQARPTVIRWSEGGKEVFISGSFNNWSTKIPLIKSHNDFVAILDLPEGEHQYKFFVDGQWVHDPSEPVVTSQLGTINNLIHVKKSDFEVFDALKLDSMESSETSCRDLSSSPPGPYGQEMYVFRSEERFKSPPILPPHLLQVILNKDTNISCDPALLPEPNHVMLNHLYALSIKDSVMVLSATHRYKKKYVTTLLYKPI
- the Prkab2 gene encoding 5'-AMP-activated protein kinase subunit beta-2 isoform X3 — protein: MGNTTSDRVSGERHGAKAARAEGGGGHAPGKEHKIMVGSTDDPSVFSLPDSKLPGDKEFVSWQQDLDDSVKPTQQARPTVIRWSEGGKEVFISGSFNNWSTKIPLIKSHNDFVAILDLPEGEHQYKFFVDGQWVHDPSEPVVTSQLGTINNLIHVKKSDFEVFDALKLDSMESSETSCRDLSSSPPGPYGQEMYVFRSEERFKSPPILPPHLLQVILNKDTNISCDPALLPEPNHVMLNHLYALSIKIN